A genomic window from Engraulis encrasicolus isolate BLACKSEA-1 chromosome 14, IST_EnEncr_1.0, whole genome shotgun sequence includes:
- the LOC134463016 gene encoding transcription factor HES-5-like, whose protein sequence is MASQECKMDSSNESIPSLFARDNIKFRKIIIEKIRRDRINNSIEELRTLLQTHQTAEQNPDRLEKADILELAVRFLKEQASSKSNESYHCGFSHCLQETLRHLSLHAPLQPAAREQIKRFYVRQKVSMSTRLPSESRPQFYMPSKRHPTWRARKALWRPW, encoded by the exons ATGGCATCGCAAGAGTGCAAAATGGACTCTTCAAATGAGTCAATTCCATCCTTGTTCGCTCGAGACAACATTAAG TTTCGCAAAATAATCATTGAAAAAATACGAAGGGACCGAATCAACAACAGTATTGAGGAGCTGAGGACTTTACTTCAAACGCATCAGACGGCAGAGCAGAATCCGGACAGGCTGGAGAAAGCTGACATTTTGGAGCTGGCTGTGCGATTCCTGAAGGAACAGGCATCATCAAAGTCTAACGAAAGTTACCACTGCGGCTTCTCACATTGCCTGCAAGAAACACTTCGTCACCTGTCGTTACACGCGCCACTGCAACCTGCGGCACGAGAGCAGATCAAGCGCTTTTACGTGCGTCAAAAAGTGAGCATGAGCACGCGCCTGCCTTCAGAGTCGCGCCCGCAGTTCTACATGCCGTCAAAGCGACATCCAACGTGGAGAGCGCGAAAAGCCCTGTGGCGACCATGGTAA
- the LOC134463015 gene encoding transcription factor HES-5-like produces MAPSISVDFANSELSNKEKHKLRKPAVEKMRRDRINNSIEQLKAMLEKEFHKQDPNAKLEKADILEMTVLFLKQQLLQCHSQAGSGRGPQQQQQQQAHSDGYSQCWRGVLSLLPVKAEMDYSSSLRNNCHGVQTPSITVPTDFSPVSPVLPSPQHDHQALVKQLSVTKKSVWRPW; encoded by the exons ATGGCTCCTTCCATCAGCGTTGACTTTGCCAATTCTGAGCTCTCCAACAAGGAAAAACACAAA CTGAGAAAGCCAGCGGTGGAGAAGATGCGTCGGGATCGCATCAACAACAGCATCGAGCAGCTCAAGGCCATGCTGGAGAAGGAGTTCCACAAGCAGGACCCCAACGCCAAGCTGGAGAAAGCCGACATCCTGGAGATGACCGTGCTCTTCCTGAAGCAGCAGCTGCTGCAGTGCCACAGCCAGGCCGGCAGCGGCCGCggccctcagcagcagcagcagcagcaggcccacAGCGACGGCTACTCGCAGTGCTGGAGAGGAGTCCTCAGCCTCCTGCCGGTCAAAGCTGAGATGGACTACTCCTCTTCCCTCCGTAACAACTGTCACGGTGTCCAGACTCCGAGCATCACCGTGCCCACGGACTTCTCTCCAGTGTCCccagtcctcccctctcctcaacaCGACCACCAGGCTCTGGTGAAGCAACTCTCAGTCACTAAGAAGTCTGTCTGGAGACCctggtaa